The segment GTTCTCGGGGTCTCGTTGCgtggtgagtgagtgagtgagctgGACGATTTGATGTGTTGTGTCGTCGTCGTGTACGCGTCATGCTCTGGCGGCGCAGAGCTAACCTGCGAAACGATGCAGGCAGCAGCTGACTGGCTGGCAACGCCCGGAACGCTCCATCGGACACCGGAGACCGTTTTCCCGAATGGTTGCGGTTCCGGATAGAAAGAAAAACCAACGCGGCTCTCCGGCCGGCGGGGGTGTGGCGGCAGGtataatgaaaacaaaacttCATCGTGGTCATAAATTTTCATCACATGGTTCGGTGCGACCTTGTTGACTCCTGTTTGGCATTGCGGGACATTTTCGCTTTGTGGCTTGTTGTGTAGTGCACTTTGTGTTTTTGCTGTTTGCTGATGTGGTCTCCGTTTCTTGCAATGCTCTCTCCTCGGTTTGAGAACTGAGGAACTGTATCGATGATGAGGCACATGCACATACGGGTTGTATGTTTTATTCCGTACCCAGTGCACAACACCTTTTCTTTTGTTGTGGAATCAACATATTGTCGCATTTTCATTTGCATACAGAAAAAAACTCTGCAGCCTCTACGGGATACACGAATGTATGCCAACGATAATGGTGCTTCAGGGGACCCAATGTGAAGCGATGAGTGCTTTGAATTTACAATGGGGAATTTTAATGGATTTCAGCACTGGGACGGTACAGGCGAGCCGAGATGGATGGAGCACACGTGTTTGCTTGTGGGTGGAAAATTTTGAGAACAGGAAATGTAGGCTGAATGCATATCGATCCCAATCCCAACAAAGGTTAACATATTGGGGGGCAACTTTCAATAACATCTTAAACGAGATCTTACAATCTTGGCACAACTTGAGATCCATTTTCGATTAGAACTGGGAAATAGTTCTACACTTGGACTTGAATTGGTGTGGTGATTAGATTGCGTTGCCCATTTACCTGCTTTGCTTTGATTTGAAACTGTTGGTGCTCTGGCACTGAAGTGATTTAGAACTTTTAGATCCATTTGCTCGATGACTAGTTTGTTTACCAGATTTTCCTTCTTCACTTCGAGGTGTGCGAGTACTTCACTGCTGATGCAATACAACACACCAAACCGTTGTACCTACTGTGAGTGAGTGGCTTTGTCGGTTGGTTCCGGCCGACGGTCGTCCATCGCTTAGACGATTCATTGCAATCATCAGATAAGCGTGTGCTAAGTGGCGCTCCGTGTTATCGTTTTATCAGCCTTCGACCGAGAGGCAGACCGATTTTGCTGTTCGGACCGAGGAAGGCAAATATTTACATGCGCGAAAATGGCTCGCATTCCGGGCGGGTTGTGTTGGCTTTTCGGAGCGCACCAGATAAGCAGCCAACTACGGCATCCGCTGTATTAAGCACACCCGTGCCAAACAGCAAATATTGATGTGCACAGCTATGCGCGTTCGTTAGTCACTCTGCACCTGACGAGGTTCGACACgaggaggagaaaaaagcgctaAACTCGACGATTCACACCGGTGCGGTGTATGGTTTTGATGAAACATCACTTTTAGTGTGCATGTGATGGAAATCGATTGTTGTCGGAATAAAAAACCGAACGAACCAAAAGCAAAGCTGACATGTTAATTTTCTGCAATAAACACATTTTTAGTGGATAACTTGCTGCTGTGTTGTTTTCATATTTGTTCTGCAGCTCGTGAAAAACGTGATAATAATTTAATCCTAGATTGGTGCGCCCGTGTAGCATCGCAATATCCGAACAAatcaaaattttgaaacaaatttgCCAAAAATTGATATGATTGAAGTGATAATGAAATTAATTAAGCAGAGATTATCAGTCATTTCTTGCCTCCATCGCGTGCTATTGATAATTCCGTGGAACTCATTATTAGTCATCATTTGTACAGTCAAGTCATAAAATGCCTGCACTTCATTTCTGAAGCTTAACTTTTGATTTAGATTCTACAGTAGATTAAGGTTTTTGACAAAAATAACTACAGCATAAACATCTTTTCCGGTTCATTCAGCAGTCACTTTGTGAGTAGATACAGCATCTTTATTTAAAGACCAACCGAGACGagcaaacttttctgctcattcTCTCTATTACACGAAATAAAAGTGTCTATCATTGGCTCTTAAATGCCACCGAGGCGAGGGTATGAAACCCAACCTGTGCAAAGGCAATAAAACATCCACGAAAGTGGATGGAAAATTCCCCAGTTGATGGATGCTACTTCCTTCGCAGAAAACCATCCgacatcgtcgtcgtcgagAACCGACGAACGGACAAACCATTACTCATCGGGTGAATTAAAAATTTGTCCTTTGTACCGATATAATTTCTTCCCAGCTCCCCAGAGTTGGCAGTTGGCGCAAGAACTACGACGGACCAGGGCGCACCGAATAGCGAGGATTAACTTCATCCATAAACATTCAGCGATCATCATCGTTCGTTGCACCAATAAATCAACCTTGCGTCGGGAAATGGTTTTCTTCCATGTATGTACATAGTCCTTTCGCGCCCCACATTCGTCCGTACGCCGTCTGTCCGCTGTCAGCGAGCGGATATACGGATCAGGAATCAACCCATGAAATGAACGACGACGGGACGGACGGCGATGAGACAGATAGGTTCACTGTATGGTTTAGGAGCTCGAAAAAAATGGATGCTTCATACGGGACTGTTCATACAGAACGACGACGGCATAAGGTGTGGTGTCGTTGCGACGTAAAAAAAGGTCcagaaaatctgtaaaaataaacaattccAAATATGATTTACATTCTAGGGAAAAGGCCGGGAAGCAAATAATCCTGTTAGGGTTCAGTGAGATTGATGCGTGTTTATAAAACAATATATATTAGATAAGGTCCTTGAACTGTTTTGGGTGTAGGGCTGCtattgatttttcaaaattaaataaaacaataaaaaccaaTCTACGCCTCTTGTTTTTCTTCGATACCGAGGAAAGATTGTGCTGGAGTGACCAAATTTAGGTCTCTATCGCAAGTTAACAGTTCAATATTCCAAACCAACAATAATTCAATGTACAGCTATCGTATAGGAAGAAACTAAACTACAAATCTATAACTATGTTAAAGAATTTTCAATTGGAAAATAGCAGCCAATAAAAGCATCCCGGTGCATTGGTATTGCACACTGAGCTCTCTgatgaaaacaaatcttataTTTTAAATGCAGTTCACAGatcagcgtccatgattcatgtccgtaaccACCAACCCTctgagaaaatttaaaaaagtattctgtagagcgccagttttgcgTAAATTCGCACATTATTGGACTTcgttggctacgtaatccgtaataGGCCCGATTCGCGgccgcaaaaaaaattctcttgaTGTGCCTAATTCGGAATGCCGAAGTTTTTAATTCAATCGTCCGGTTTTTTAGGTTAAAACAGTCTTCTGAAACatccttttttatttatttacagagTAACAGAGTACAGAGTTTATTTACGCAGTAACAGTAGTTCATATATGCATGGGTCGTCTGTATTTGGGAATTTGATAATTTGAGAAGAAAATACATGTAGAGTTTGCTTATCGTCAATTGTACCTATTTAACGCAATTTTCGGATTTTAcgctttttttacgcgattttcggaatttacgcggttttcaatTTCGTGGAACGTATTCTTCGCGCAAAAAGCGACGAAGGGTATTCGTATGAAAATTGCTATCAATTAATACGAAAACCATATAAGTCCATCTAGAAAAGTTCAAAACCCTGGCATTAGCtgcagcgccgtagcgtgcagtaggccagactggcccccgctAAGGGCGCTACCTCTAAGGGGCGCCAAAACTGACCTGAACCAGAAGTAAGGCACTTTCGAGTGTAGCGAAGTACTGGATACTGGGAACTGTACGAATCATGTATGACAGTCTAattctaaaaaataataaacttcaaAGGAACACTGAAATCGGGTCTTCGTCAAaaccgccacaatgtcacgctgcGACACACTGGAACCAGGTCTACAAGCTGATCCAAAACATAATAAAAAATGTGGACCAATATATGGTCCACAATCTAATACAAATCtgttctaaaatctaaaataaaacttgcTAAAAAAGTGGTACACGGTATAGTCCAGTTCTAAAATATGGTCCTGGCCCAGAAACTGGTTCAAAACCCGATCCAAAATCCGGTTActtgtttaaaatctgatcaaaaatgtggtccaaagtcTAATCAAacatgtagtccaaaatctagtTTATAATCTGTCCCAGTTTGAGATTcttgtccaaaatttgattcaaaatctggatCAACATTGGATTCAAAATGTGCTCCAGAATCTGGTTTTGGTCTagtatgtggttcaaaatctggttccaCATATAatccaaaatctaatcaaaaatgtggtccaaaataatatctaaaatttggtctaaatttgataaaaatgtgataaaaaatcAGGCCCAGAATCTGATTGAGATCCAACAAGTGGTTCAAATCCAAAAAATGGCCAAAATCTAATTaataatgtagtccaaaatctggtccagaatgtagttcaaatctgttcaaAATTTGGTGCAAAATCTAGAACCTAGAAAATTTCTAGAATATAGAAAATTTCTAGAATCTagaaaatttgttaaaaatgtgGTCTGTAATCcaatccaggtccaaaatactgTCCAGAGTCTAGTTCAGaacttgatccaaaatctggttggtgaattaaaatctgatcaaaaatgtgaccCTAAATCTGGTGTATAATTTTTTCCCAATTCCAGAATCTGGATCCAAATTTGGTGCTTAAACTGGTCCAAActctgataaaaaaaattggtcCAGAATGGGGAGCAAGATCTACAAATTGGTCCTGGTCTAGAATCCagttcaaaatttgattaaaaatgtggtccaaaacatcattcaaaatctggtccaaatctgataaaaatgtggtccaaaatgtgATCTAGTATTTAGCGCAGCTCCAAGgtctggttcaggtccagatTCTGATagaaaatctgatccaaaataaggtcagaaagagaaattttgtctaaaattatattcaaaatctggtccaaatctgattaaaaatgtggttaAAATCTAGCCTAgaatctgattcaaaatctgatcaaaaatctgACACAAGAGTTGATAAAACATACGGTTCGAAATCTAGTCCAGGTCCGGAATAATACATGATGGTTTAATACATGatacaaaatctggttggtgatcaaaaaactgatcaaaaaacTGTAATCTTCCCATTCTGCTCCAGATCCACAATCTGACTCAAaatctgatgattttttttttcccaTGTGTGGAGCCCCCCTAAAATCTGATGataaatgtagtccaaaatctggtccagaatctagtccaaatctgttccaaaatttgttacaaaatttagacccaaaatctgattaaaaatgtgttcCAGATTTCAGTGCAtgttcagaatctggttggtgCTTTTAATCTTATCGGAAAGAACACGGATTTGACAAACGAGGGAGTGCTAAAGCGGATCTTCGCCAAGGGCACCACGCTACGACTTATCTAATCACCTTGCACAAAACCTgataccaataattttttcgaattagtTTATATTTATGTCCagtttgaacttggacttgaacttgaacttggacttggacttggactgggacttggactgggactgggactgggactgggactgggactgggactgggactgggactgggactgggactggaactgggactgggactgggactgggactgggactgggactgggactgggactgggactgggactgggactgggactgggactgggactgggactgggactgggactgggactgggactgggactgggactgggactgggactgggactgggactgggactgggactgggactgggactgggactgggactgggactgggactgggactgggactgggactgggactgggactgggactgggactgggactgggactgggactgggactgggactgggactgggactgggactgggactgggactgggactgggactgggactgggactgggactgggactgggactgggactgggactgggactgggactgggactgggactgggactgggactgggactgggactgggactgggactgggactgggactgggactgggactgggactgggactgggactgggactgggactgggactgggactgggactgggactgggactgggactgggactgggactgggactgggactgggactgggactgggactgggactgggactgggactgggactgggactgggactgggactgggactgggactgggactgggactgggactgggactgggactgggactgggactgggactgggactgggactgggactgggactgggactgggactgggactgggactgggactgggactgggactgggactgggactgggactgggactgggactgggactgggactgggactgggactgggactgggactgggactgggactgggactgggactgggactgggactgggactgggactgggactgggactgggactgggactgggactgggactgggactgggactgggactgggactgggactgggactgggactgggactgggactgggactgggactgggactgggactgggactgggactgggactgggactgggactgggactgggactgggactgggactgggactgggactgggactgggactgggactgggactgggactgggactgggactgggactgggactgggactgggactgggactgggactgggactgggactgggactgggactgggactgggactgggactgggactgggactgggactgggactgggactgggactgggactgggactgggactgggactgggactgggactgggactgggactgggactgggactgggactgggactgggactgggactgggactgggactgggactgggactgggacttggacttggacttggacttggacttggacttggacttggacttggacttggacttggacttggacttggacttggacttggacttggacttggacttggacttggacttggacttggacttggacttggacttggacttggacttggacttggacttggacttggacttggacttggacttggacttggacttggacttggacttgaacttgggttTAGGCTTGGGCTAGGGCTTAGAATTAGACTTTAACATGCATTTTTGTTTAGAGACTTTTACGTAGACGTGGACATAACTTTGATTATGACTGGCCGATCAGGCACATGATAGAGCAGAATCAAATGTGTAGCTTGTACAGATGTCTCTTCAGCAGCGATGTCTAAGTTGGATTACCGCTGCAGGAAACCAGCTTTGATTGTGGAGGAACAGCTGACATCGAGACGAAACGATGTCGTACTACGCTTTAAATTGATAATATATGAGAAATTCAATAgaagttttttttactttgACAGTGcgaataaaaatttgaattaggGGGATTTGAACTCCTTTCTACTCCCATCTCGTGGCTACGCCCATGCATCTAATGCTTATTCCACTGACGCAAGTGTACGACAAACAGCCGCTGAGACTATGTGGATATATTCTGTTACCTGTACACACTTGCGAGCGCACAGCCTAgcagcgtctttctgcacagcccgctcacgaaGCCAATAGTCCATAAACTGGCAACAGCTCCTAAGTACGAACGGCACACTAGGATGAATggatacaaattttgttttattttttctttacttCTTCAACTTCCGCCCTCGCTTGCAATTAAAAGTAACAGTGCAGGCCCTCGCTAGCGTTCGATATCAACTTCTCGGATTGCAGTGTGAACCGAGAGTGACGACATTGGCTTATAGTTAAAAACTCATAacagtgcatgaaaaaaaaattgtgtacGTTTTTGTTAAGTCATAATAGAAGTCTTAATTTCGGTAAACacaagtatttttttgttttgattttattattttcgttttcttttcgaTATTCAAAACGTTAcatcaaatttcgttaattttgcttcatgtttttatttttgcattagTATGTTAAATTTTAAACTTGTTAATTTTTTCTATCGATGAAATAAATATTGCTAAAATGTTGTTATGGTTtttgtggttgttgttgttgttgttgttgttgttgttgttgttgttgttgttgttgttgttgttgttgttgttgttgttgttgttgttgttgttgttgttgttgttgttgttgttgttgttgttgttgttgttgttgttgttgttgttgttgttgttgttgttgttgttgttgttgttgttgttgttgttgttgttgtagttgttgtagtagtagtagtagtagtagtagtagtagttgttgttgttgttgttgttgttgttgctgttgttgttgttgttgttgttgttgttgttgttgtaatgtcttttgattattttattttttaatttatttttaagtttattaaaaatTCAGTTTCATTTAAAATTCGTTTCTTTGCCATTTTCATACTTTGTTTTACTTTGTTTGGATTCTGATAAATCTCAACTGATTCCTAGAATTTTTTAGAATATCTGTGACGAATTTATCATATCTGAATTAAAATATTTGGCATCAAAAATAGTCTGTCTTCTCTATGTCGTTCCAATTTTAGCATTCGTTTAAATACTTAGTATACCTAGACAACCGAAGCTAGAATAAACTATCTTTCGATCTACCatttattcatattttaaaCACCTTCAATGGAGATTTAGAGCTTCTATTTTCTCGATGACCATGCTTCCAATTTCGAATCACAATAGTGCTCAAGATGGTAATTTAAACAAAACGATGCTTTTTACCGTTTTACCTCAGTGGAAAAGGTTGCACATTTAGCTTCGAAATCTAATAGTAAAACAACCGGTAAATAATGCATAAAACCGGTAAAATGCATAAAAATGCAAATCCATCCAATCGTGCAGACATCCAAGATATATTTGATGCAAGATAAATGTGATGCGCATTCTTTGCAGACTGTAACGACATTTCGTGCATCGTGCTAGTATGAATCATTCGTACCAGCAGCCGTGCTGCTCACGTTTGAGGAAAGTTTTTCGCGTGTACACATTTCTTTTTTAGGGATTTTTAACTGTTTGCTAGTAGGTATCATAGCTGTGAGGTGATTAATGTTTCTCCTCTCAGCAACAATGTGGAAAGCAGACTGCAGAAGCACAACTTACAATAGTTGTAACATATTGACTACATCGAGTCGCCCGTTATTTGCGGTTCACTTTCCAACCGGTGAACGTTGTTCTAGGATTTTCTGGTTTAAATATTTTACACGATCTTTAGATAAATATTGTTGAATATCCCAACAAAAACGAGTTATTAAATCTACACGATTCAACTTTTATTAAAGTAGCAAACGAATTGAATCAATTTACCGACTCAAAACGATGGTTTTAAATATGCAAAAACAGAAAAGCATTTTTATCATTCCAATCGAAATCCATTCCCCGGCGAGAACCCAGTTTCCGTTCCGATgggtaaaattttcttttttttattttattttattattatttttttcagttgaatCCGTGCATGCTGGAAAAAAAAGTGCAACGGTAGTACAAACGCATATTTCGGAACCAACGAGCCCTGCATTATTCATCAATCTCGAGATCCGATgatttacattggaattgttttcatttccagtcggtGGAGCTCTAATTGAATCACACAAAACATTTCAATCAGCGCCCAACTATCGCCGCCCCTGCTAGAAAAGATAATATCGGCAATGTATAATGCTTATCGGCCAGACAATCTGAGAGTGCTTTCACCTGTTTCAATTTGTCCGCCCGGTCGCAGAAAATTCCGACATAAAAGCGGCACTGCGTACCTTAGCTGAACGGATTTATGGacagtgtgttttttttttgctgtgtcAATTTTGCTACCGATGGGAAATTAAAATAACCCGCTGCTACAATAAATATATCGAAAAACTGCAACGGGAAACGGTGCAGAAGGGAACGGGCAGCACGCAACGCAAAATTGTTCGAATTTATCCATTATGAAATTATCTCTGCACTTTGCAAATTTGCCTCTGCTTTCGGCAATCGATTGTTAATAATGGAATTGTTTGAGTGTACGATAGCAGTACGCGTACCCGAACTGTTTCGATTACGTAAAAAGGGGACCGGTTTCATGCTGGCAGCTCAcatatatttatattaaaatattttaaaggAAATGCTGAACCGTTAAGGGAAATTTAGTTGAATGCGGTTGCACAAATTGTAGTCGATTATATCCTTACTGTCGCTTTTTGTCCCAATGCAAGTGCAGTTGCTCAGCTGAGTAGGtctgcaaaaaacaaaaatatccagGAAAGTCAAGTCAAGACACGGTAAAATGTTATAACAACACACTCGACAATACTGATCACGAGCCAGTTCCTCCGACACCAACCAACAAATTCATTTATCAAAGCTTGTAGACGACGACAATCTTCCATATTTCGAACTTCTAATTACAATttttagatcatcagcatatactAATTTGCAACTAGATGGTAGCAAGAGagtgacgtcgttgaaaaacagaATGAATAATAAGGGGTCTATGTTGCTTCCTTGCGGCACTTCTGAATTATTGGTAAACTGTGAAGATAAACATGCACCGAGATTCTTCCGCGTGAATATGAACTTAGCCTATTCAGAGAATCGACAAGGAGCTCCAAGTACAAGTTCCAAGTTTACGCAGAAGCAAACCGAGATCGATACGGTCGAAGGTGCTTTCTACTCCATTTTCGAGATACACGATGAAGAGCGACATTACACGAATCCATGTGCGGGAAAGGATGACGCCGCTAGCTATAATCTCAAACATCTTAGAGCTGACCGAAAGGCTAGTGGTAGTGATGCTTGTCTGTTCGTCTGTCTGTCCATCCTTACCTGTCCACCCTGTCTGTCTTTCCatcctgtctgtctgttggTCCGACCGATCAACCGCCCAAGAGCAGTCAtactaaaataatattttcgtaaCACGAGTGTGTGGTGCGAATGCAAAATTATAGAattggagaataaaacaaaactaggtagGGTACCGGaaggtattttcggcccattaacccctctaaggtctacatcatttttagcgtcgcaaaattcactaaaatggccataacttttttatttttcaatattttttcaccaaatttgggaattttgccgaaaatattttctattttcataatatctatagataatggccatatgccatatggtcccggagttattccggagttccttgggggaccgagatatgacttttttagataaagttgccaaatatgtaaaatttgtttgaaatctgttggtttttgaaaacatatcatcgactgtggacatatcagttactttgccgcagtaatgagccatggtgcgcgccatccggatccggggggacactatgaatccggaaccggttcccgtaacgggacattttagcatcagtaaagcatgtcgtgtcgcatatcaaaaaacttcagcattcgacaaaatagcgattggtgatcatctcatgtctttcaggccgtatgaccggttccgggtccggggagggtttcttttctgattcaagcacagaACGGATTTcagaggaacttgtccgggacgtGGAATcagccatatggcctctgaaagacatgagatgatcgccaatcgctattttatcgaatgctgatgttttttgatatgcgacacgacatgctttactgaagcTGAAAtgccccgttacgggaaccggtcccggatttatagtgtccccccggatctggatggcgcgcaccacggctcataactgcggcaaagtaactgatatgtccacagtcgatgatatgttttcaaaaatcaacagatttcaaacaaattttagatatttggcaactttatctaaaaaagccatatctcggtcccccaag is part of the Sabethes cyaneus chromosome 2, idSabCyanKW18_F2, whole genome shotgun sequence genome and harbors:
- the LOC128735439 gene encoding ataxin-8, translating into QQQQQQQQQQQQQQQQQQLLLLLLLLLLQQLQQQQQQQQQQQQQQQQQQQQQQQQQQQQQQQQQQQQQQQQQQQQQQQQQQQQQQQQQQQQQQQPQKP